From the Coffea eugenioides isolate CCC68of chromosome 1, Ceug_1.0, whole genome shotgun sequence genome, the window TTAATGATGAGTCTGGAAGCAAGCGTTTTGATATAGAACATTCAGTGCCTAGAAGATCTTCTAGGAACTTGAGAGCTGTTTATGAACCCCTCATTCAAGCTCATTTTGGGATGCTATTATCAACAATTTGTTCAGCAAATTCGCCGCCAAAATCTCACAATATCATGGAAAGATCAAGGACTCCTCCATCAACAATTTGGTTGTTTCCCTTTCTAAAATATGAAAGAGGAAGAACATGTATACTATCTAATGTTATATTCAAACTAAGGAATGTTTCTTGTCTTATATCGTCTTATATTCACTAATTTTGCAATCTTTGCACACGGGAAATCTAATGCTTAAAGAATCATGTTCTTGAATTCGTACGAGCACTCTACTAAATTTCATTAATAATCTATGGTTCAAATAATATTTACCTATGAATTGTCCTACAAGGCCTGTGGAAGCTGAATTTTCTTCGTGTGGGGGATATCAATTAATTGGATAGTCGTGttacacaatttttttttatgtcaaTCACTTATATCTAACTCTATTCCTATTTTTATCACTAAGTTATTTTATGTTAAAAGAAGACTCAACTGAATTATAGGAGGTAGAGAAAGAAGTTAACTTCTAAATTAAAGGGACGCACTACTGTTTTGAAAGGGTTTGAATTCTTAACTTGCAGTCAAAATTACATATTTGTTTATTGACTCGTGGCCAAATCACCTAAGAATATTTGGTTTGcacactgtttttttttttcaattggcATCTAGTGTTAAAACTATCTGTTAGTATTATGTAAGTGGAGTTGTTCTTGTGTACGGATTAAAATcttacacaaaatacaattacatCTCAGCTTTAGCATACTAGATTTATTGGACGCATTGACCATATAGTTTTGCGCAAAGGGAATGTTTCAGGCTTTATCATCCACTTCCTTCTACATATCAAAAGACAACGTAATAGTTTTTAATGACAGAATGTCAATAGGTTTTGCACCCTGAACAAAATTGTGCCACGGTAGTGTAGGAAATACTAAAAGATGATCATCCTAGTCCAATCACTTTACAACCGCCAGACTTTGGGCTGGTGGCTATCCACAGTCATTTAAGGTTTGATAGGTGGTTTCTCAAAAAAATATAGACGGGTGCATGCACTACGCATTCATCTATTTCGATAGTGGTTCAGTTTCCATCAGTCCTTGTAGATTCAGTTGGATCTCTTTTTTAGATTAGGATAATGTAGGATTGACGAttgattaaataaaaaaaaaaaagaagtccaATCGCTTTATCTCTTCTTCCTTGGGTCTAAATTATAGTCACAACAAACCAACCCGTTAACATAAATGCACCTACATAACCAAGTTTAATCCAACTATTCACAagttttttggtcaaaatttaaaCTCGAATCCATGAAGTTCGAATAGCTTGAGAAGTTAAAACTCTATATATGAGATTCACAAACTCATCAAGAATAATTGAACTAAATACATGTTCAAGGATAACAATTAATGCATCTTAATTTTTATTCTAATATTTATTGTTATGTAAAACACctatcttattttttttatttataagtGTATAAAGTATCACGTCATATTACTTAAATCCGATTGAACTCGATTTGTTAAAATTCGAGCCTCGAGTTCAAATTTTAAAAGTTTGATTGGCGAATTCAaacttaaatattttaaattaacTCGAATCGAATTTAACTAGTACACTGTTCAAGCACGACTCTTCTGGTGATTTGGTCCTTGTCAGTGCACCATCACTATCGCTACCAGCCCGCGGGAGCAAAATCGAAATGATTGATAGGCAGAGACCCGCACGCAATCTCACCAATAGGCCAAAAACGCGGATAAAACTAGAAATGATTCATGTGAtgttaaataaaaagcaaataaaTCTGCTAACAAAGAATAGAGCTGAGTCAACAAAGGCCTCATTCGGTAAATTCACACCCCATGCAAGGAAGGGTCCGTTTATTTATAGTAGCATACTTGAACGATCCTGCACAATCCATCGTCCAAGTTTCAACCGGAAAACAACCTCTCTTATCTTCTTTCCTGTTGGTAGTAGAAGCGCTCTTTTGGATTTTCAGATAAAAGGATAGAATCATCAATGGAGGGTACTGTCAAATGCTCAGCAAATTATGTACCTCTGACGCCCATAAGTTTCTTGGAGCGTTCGGCAATTGTATACAGAGACAGGATTTCAGTAGTGTATGGCGATTTAAAGTTCACTTGGGCAGAAACTCGTGACAGATGCGCCAGACTCGCTTCTGCTCTTCACTCCCTCGGAATCTCCCGTCATGATATTGTAAGTTCCCGTTTAATCCTTGGATTTTCTGGGCTTTCTTTGTTATTCACAATTTACCTGCATTTTCTTCTTGTCCAGTtcgttttgttttctttaatttctatGCTTCAATTTGTTCTGCAATTAAAAGTCCTTCAATTTGTTCTGTTGTTCGTTAATTATCACGATTGaatcttttttttattgggATTGTAATTTTCTTCCTTGATTTAGCATCTTTTATGcgttaaatttgtaatttttaatttgCTGATTGCTTGGTTGTTGGGAACTAGTTGGAATGTTAAAAATGATTTCTGCCTTTGTTTGGAGCCAACTgccccttatatatatatatatatttttttttatttatttatttattttttttggtgggtCATTTTCATGCTTCAATTCAGTGACTTTGTAGTAGTTGGAGGTTTAATTATGCAATTTGTTGCTGTTACCCAACTCTAAATACTttcaacctttttcttttttattttgtgaagaaaaaaaaagaaaggtcgCATGGATATGGTGGGGGAAGGGGAATTTGGCACCTAATGGAACCAGATTACTTGAAACCTGTAAAAGACATGCTAACCTATCAAGAAGTTTTTGAGTGTTTGGAGCATTATGGTAAAGATATCACTATGAAATTGCTGACCTTACGGAATTGTGCATTTGGTGGTCAATTTTGGTTTCTCAGTAACCATTTACGGCAGAGTTTGTGGAACATTACTTTCCTAGTAACGTGCGCTACAAAAATGTTAACCTTTTGTATTTGAATAGGTCTAATCTTGATATCTGAATTTCAGGTGCTTTTTCAAGTTTGAATGTATCTTCAAGCATCTCTGGTGCTAATATCTGTGTGCTTTAACCATTGGAATGTTTTGGCAAAGTTCTTTAAATCCTGCAGTCTAGCTATGTCTTGCCGTTCAGTTATGGTACAATGATGAGGTTCCTTTCTTGACAAGTATACCAGAAATTCCATCTACTGGTTAATAATACTTCTGATAGAGGACTTGATGAGCTGGAAGTAATACTTCTGCTGGCTGAAAATATTTCTGCTGGTTTATGATGAGGCTAAAAGTAAACGTTTTGATATAGAACATTGAGTGCCTAGAAGATCTTCTAAATCAAGTCTTGTCACATgcttaaatttgaaaataaggTTTTCCTAAGATATAGGTACACTGAATTAGCTAGACCTGAGGGCTTGAGCTTTATGAAAAGTTTGAAACTTTGAATCCAACTTTTCCATGGCCTATTGAAAGGACTCCTCCACATTTTCTCCCTAAAATTTAGTCAAGTTATACACAGAGCACACTAGAACTCGTCAAGTATAGCTGAAAATATGAACTACCCCAGAACCTTAAAACTTTTCTTTCGTTTCATAGATTTCCCTGTATTTCATGGATTACAAGTCAAACAGTTTTTCTGCATATGCAACTGAAGACTGTGTTCTCTTGTCTAAACCACCTGATGTGATGTGTCTCTTCTGATACCTTGTGTTTAAGCTTTTGATTACATGTGTAGGTCGCTGTCCTGGCCCCAAATATTCCTGCAATCTACGAGCTGCACTTTGGAGTTCCAATGGCAGGAGCAGTTCTCTGTACTCTCAATATACGTCATGATTCAGCAATGGTGTCGACATTGCTAAAACACTCAGGTGCAAAAGTCATTTTTGTTGATTATCAGTTACTTCATATTGCAAAAGGGGCATTAGGAAATCTACTAAAGACAAGAAGCATGACGCCTAAATTAGTTGTGATTCCTGACCAAGCTAGCTCATCTTCCAGGGTTAGTGACATGTATTTcaataatgacattttagagtaCGAGTCTTTCTTGGCATCAGGAAGACCAGACTTTGAGGTTATAAGGCCACATGATGAGTGGGATCCTATTGCTTTGAATTACACTTCAGGTACAACATCAAGCCCCAAAGGTGTTGTCTACAGTCACAGAGGAGCCTACCTCAATTCTCTGGCTGCTGCTCTTTTAAACGAAATGCCATCCATGCCTGTTTATTTGTGGACTGTTCCGATGTTCCATTGCAATGGCTGGTGCCTTACTTGGGCCGTTGCAGCACAGGGCGGCACAAATGTTTGTCTAAGAAATGTAACTGCAAAAGGGATTTTTGAGTGCATAGCTAAGCACCAAGTGAGCCACATGGGTGGTGCACCTACAGTATTAAATATGATAATTAATGCACCATCTGTTGATCGGAGACTGCTTCCAGGAAAAGTGATAGTGATGACAGGCGCTGCCCCCCCTCCTCCTCATGTACTTTTTAAGATGGAGGAGCTGGGATTCAATGTTACTCATTCCTATGGCTTGACCGAAACATATGGTCCTGGAACAGTTTGCACTTGGAAACCCGAGTGGAATTCACTACCACCTGATGCACAGGCCAAGATCAAGGCTCGTCAAGGGTTGCACCACCTTGGCATGGAAGAACTCGATATCAAAGATCCGGAAACAATGCAAAGCGTACCACCGGACACAAAAACAAGGGGTGAGGTGATGTTCAGAGGCAACACCGTCATGAATGGATACTTTAAGGATAGTAAAGCAACAGCTGATGCTTTTAAAGGTGGATGGTTTCGAAGTGGGGACGTGGGGGTGAAACACCCTGATGGATACATAGAATTAAAAGATCGATCCAAAGACATTATCATCTCAGGAGGGGAGAATATTAGCTCGATTGAGGTGGAATCAGTGATTTATAGCCATCCAGCAGTTCTGGAAGCTGCAGTTGTTGGAAGACCAGATGATTATTGGGGTGAAACACCTTGTGCATTTGTCAAATTGAAGGATGATTGTAATGCAAATGCAGATGAAATTATCAAGTATTGCCGTGATCATTTGCCACATTATATGGCTCCACGAACTGTTGTTTTTGGGGAATTGCCAAAAACTTCAAcaggaaaaatacaaaaatttgttCTCCGCCAGAAGGCCAAAGATATGGGAAGTCTTTCAAGGACCAGCAGATTATAGCATTTCCATCGTCTGCAAACTAACAATGTAAACTTCCACCACCTGGTTCTGTTGTTAAGACTGCTATCACATCACAATTGATCCCTCACCAAGAACTTGATCCTGTTGGCTTTTTGGGGTGAAGGTGGAATATTGAGGATTTGATCCGGTACAAGGAAGTGAAAGGCATTTAATATCTTCTTAATTTGTTCCAAGGCGAGATTATAATGAGTTAAATGTCAAGACTTGAGTTGTATTTGATCAACCATATAATGTGCTTTAGTTTAATATGAGATCAGTATTCCACTTCAATCAGAGGAGAAATTTACGACTGTATTAAGGCAAACTTGTCTAACATAGTCTTGATGCAAGCTTGGGACATATTAAAGGATTAAATTCGTCAATCAGTCTGAATGAACAAATCTTGTTTATTCTTTGACAACATCTACTACGAAGACTTCAACTGAAAAGTGTTAGCGTTAAAATGAAGTTGTCTCAGGTAATTTAAGATTGGAGACTTGCTGCAGCAGCTTTACCAATGATTTGCTAGTCAGTAAATCAAGAATCAAGGAGACAATGGTCCAATCACGTCTCAACGGACTTCAGCTTGTGTGAATTCTTTCAGTTTACAAGTAGTTATTGAACAAACGTGCAGCGCTCTTCACATTTTCCAGCTAGTTTAGTCGCATATCGTGACACAGAAGACAAATATCTGTTTTCTAAATTGATTACCAGTTTTGACAGAAGTTCACAGATATAGGAACCGCTTAACTACAGAAATTGTTCAGCAACTGGAACATATCATATATCCTAGTTGAACAACTCAAAAGAAGAAGGATACAGTAGTATTAAGTTTCATCtattaaacaacaaaacaagGCTAACAATTTCATTAGGTTGCGAACTCTTTTAGCTTTTGATTTGAGTGGTTTATATTTCAACTGCTGGAATGCTATTCCTCTGTTGATTGTTGCTCTCTTTTTCTGCTTGCAGTTCCATATTCTAGTGTTGCATACGTTCGATGTGGGTTGGGTTGGTTCTCATTTACCTTCAATGGTTTTTTCAGATATGTACCATTTTATTCTGTAGTTCAAGTTTCTGCCTCTCTATTTCATTCTAAACCTCCCGTTTCTCCAATTCTTTCTTACGCTCAATCAGCTTTTGTTTCCATGCCTCTAGCTGCATGCTCTGAAGATACCTTTTCAACTGATTAGCATGGTATCCTGCATCTTTCGTATCTCTGATTCATGTGAATGGAAGAAAGTGAGGGAAAATCAATGCAGATATTGTCACTAGTGAAGagagtgaaagcaaaaaaacaCTGCATCAAATCGTTAACAACTGAAGATATCATTCTCTGGATGTGAGGAATGAGTACACATCTTCATTATGGAATCGATCCATCTCATCCTTTCGAGTCATCAAATCGAATTAGAGTATAATAGTTTCATTGTATTTACGCTCACAAACTCTGAGGGACCTGCTGTTATCTTGTATTTCCTTGGTAAAATTGTCAATAAGCCGTGAAGTTATTTGCTTCACTTCTGCTTCAATATCAGCAATAGTCTTCAAATCTGCCTTCTGTTGAAGATATGCTCCAATTAATTCTAATGAATGATAAGCATCAGCAGGGCAACCCATCCATACCACTTATCACCCACATTCATGGTTCAAAGTCTCGGCCGAGACTGAGATGATTCGGCCGAGTCGTCGCCGAAACGACCCCTCCGATATGATACCGAGACGAGATGACTCTGAGATACTTGACTCGCCGAAAACTCGGTTGAGAAATCTCCGATACGAATAGTCTCGGCCCGAGTCAACTTGCAAATTTACATTTTACATATTttcttttgctaattttttaattatttttgtttagcatatttttgaatattattcacaatttttagaatattaaatactttaaaatttgTGTCTCGCCAAGACCGTGATCAATATGTcgagaccgatgtggaacggTCCAGGccgcgaccgcgactttgaaTCATGCTTGTCACCCGTTATATGCTTCATAGTAATCCCTCCTACCAAGATGCTCTGCTTCAAAACTCTCTTCAAAAGCCATTGCCTCGGACAATCCTGCCTAGTTCTTGTTGAACTCAACTATTACATACCCTGATAATGTTGCACAGTTTCAGAATGGTTGCACGGTCATTGGATTAAACTCTTTCATAGTCAGATCATTCTTAACCTTAGAGCCGCAGCTTCGAACATCTTGTCCATTTCTATTGTCATCAGGAATATTTGCAGCAATTCCCATCCAAGGATATACAAATTCTGCATTAACATCTGTGCCTGCATGGTGATCACCAGCCATCACCATTCCTAAATGTTTTTCCCCATCttcgatttttctttttttgtgaaCTGTTTGGAACTCTAGAGACATGCTGGTCAGACATTTCAGAGAACCTGAATTTGGGAAAATGGCTACTGACTAGTGACTACAATACTGGCAGTGGCATCTGGACTGATTCTTTTCTGCTTCTTGCCTTCTTGCTTGGTAGGAAGTTGGAATGGAACATCATCTTCTTTTGGCTTTGTTTAACCAACAAAGTATAAAACCAAGCATCAATTCATGatctttaatgcatcaaaacaTTGGCAAAATTTAATGCATTTGCTCTAGTTTCTGCTATCCAACACGAGAggataacaaaaaaaattagcagCTCAGTCTCAAGAAAAAGGTACAGACCAATGAATACAACCAAAATCCAAAAAGAACAATATGTTCTACTTGCTGGGGTTTTAAAAATCCCaatatgagaaaaagaaaatcaagcacATACTTGCACATCACACCAAATAATCAATCGGGAAAAATCTGTACCCAAAATGTGGTTGGGACAGATctaggccgtggtggatcataTATAGTAGTATTATTATGGTGGTGGGCTTTATCAATTCTTAGTTAGCCTtgtatttttgaaaaaacaaaGTTAATCAATGCgaataaaattacaaaataatcTAATACTttaatcaaaaaagaaaagaggaggaaaaaaaaaaccaagaccATTGAAAGTTGATATGGAACTGCGAGCATGAGCTCACTCAACTTGTTAAACTCACTTTACCAGGCAAGTTGACTGTGATCCAAAAAAGATTGCCAAACTGATTTTTGTACAAAAGTTTACGCAGGCAATGAAGGAGTAAATGATACTTTTCTAACTCGCCCTGAACAAAGTCTATGCCAAGAAGCAATTCCTTTCCAGTTTGAGTTGATTTTTTCTACAGGGGCTTTCAATTGAAAATGATAGAAATCTCGTAAAATGTGGCATCTGGTTTAGGTCAAGAGACactggaaatgaaaatgaagctGCCTTTTATGTACTTTGATCTTATTCCTTGATCAATTTTAAGTTGGAGCAACTTCCTAGACTCCATGCAAAAAACATAATATGCGGTGAAGTTGTGCATGCCAATCTGAGTTTGGATCCCTAAACTTGGGACCAAAAGCTACTTGTATTTCTTCACTTTGAAAGACTTAGATTGCTTTTATTTTGGAAAACTATACCTGATATTTTCCTTCAAGAAATCCTGCAGCTGAGTTCAATCGAAGATACCGCAGAAATCTATTCCAATTCCTGATATATTGACTGATATACAATATATACCGACAGAAAGTAAGATCGAAACCATAAATCATGTTCAGCATCTTGCTCGGACCATTTTCCTTCTAAATCATATATCTCTTTTCATGAGATAGTGCCTGTTTGCGTCTGAAGTTCCTGTCCCAAACTAGCTGACCATCCTAGTTGTAAAGATGTACCTATTGAGAGATTTAGAGAATTTACTAGAACAAACACTTGAATATATCCCAAAAAACGAGTATGGATAAATCAatgtttgaaaagaaaaagatgcatGTAGAGTTCAACCGATACACATAGCACCTGTATAATCTTATCTTTGGAACCAGGAAAGGTGAATGTCAGGTTTGACATATTACATGAATTGAAAGATCCTTCACTAAATAAACTTCTGATAGCTTTACTTTTGCCGGCATCAATCAAACAGCTGTGAGGGTCATGATATGAGGGTGGCATCTGTACCACTTGAATTGTGTCATGAAACCCTGGTCAGGTTCACAAAGAGACCTTACCCTACCAAAATGTTTTGAATTATGAGAAAGTTGCACCAGTCGCGTGCCCATTGCAGTTGATATTACAAGGCAGAATCTGCGAGGTTCATCCTGAGTAGTCCCTCTTCATCTCCAAGATATATGCCAAAGCAGTGTTTGACCTCCGCATTTCAATCAGATGCAGCTGCCCCTTTGTAGACCCAAAGTACAGAATCAACCTTTTTCACTTTCCCTAGATATTGGAGTTGCCGGCATCATTTGAACGCACTCTTTATCCATATCAAAATGCAAGAAATGCCCAAACTTGCTAATCCAATGCACAGAATTATTAATACACGCAGAAGCTTTCTTTGGCAAAATCAATGTATCAAAAGACACGTACAAATGtttctttttccaatttctcTATGACTGGTTAGAAAAACTACTCATCGGATGACACATTACATAATGATTTACAGCAACtgctaaaatgtcattctcaaACAGAATATTCTGACATAACAACGTCTAGATTCTCAGGGTAAGAATTTAAAACCATAAAGGAGCTTCAAACAAAATGGAAAGAGTTAAAATACTTAGCTTGCTTCGGCAAAATAAGATTCACATGCTAAGTCATGTAGatttaaaaacagaaaaaaaaaggaattggaTTCTGATAAAGGTATGGCTGGCAACAACCCTGGAGATAGAAAATTCTATGGAGAGAGATTATGGAGAGAGAAGGAACAAGCTCAGAAACAGAGAATTCTGATGTTAGCTCACATGTCAACCATCTGCCCTTTTTATTTCTGCAAGCATGAAATATACACTGATACTAACTGAATAGAAAATTCTATAGAGATTATAACCTCTTTGTTTCCAATTACATGATTGGACTTGACAGGTTCATTCAAGATAATAGATGGTGAGACaatgtttaaaaaatttttgcagaaatAACATTACATTGCCCAAGTGCATCCTATTGTGTGGTTATGTTTCTGCATCTCTTCCATATTTCTGCATTTCTCTATGTTTTACCTTAAtctattaaaaagaaaaaaacaaaaagagtgAGAGCCTAGATAGCATTTCTCTATATGATAGCAACTCTGTGGCTGAACTACCCTTGATCTTTGATTTGTTGGCTGAACTGTTACTGATGCATGACCTATTACCTAATCTATCCACTAACGCATGGTATCACCACTCTGTCAGTTTCTCATCCCATCTTCATTAGGCCCAAACAATAAAAAGGTTAATAATGAGAGAACACAATAGTTCAGTTGAAGAATAGCTTCTATGATCAGGAAACCAAAGAGAGCTGAAATTTGATTTGACTTAACATGTTGAAAATTCACTAGCAGCTAACAAAAGCCCAAACTCAACCATAACCCCTGATGCCTTTTCTGATTTTCAAGCAAAAACTctaaaacaaattaaaatacaatttcaAGAGGCCAAATTCAGTATGCCAAATTTATAAACCTATCTTTCAATCAAGAAAACTATGGATGGCCACCAGCAATCAACATGTTCCTATAGGAGGGAAAAGACAGAGCAAGAACAGGAGAGGCAGAAGGTGGAAAGGAAGGTGGGGAGGAAAGCATCAAAAGGAACAGATATCAGGCAATAAGAAAATGGAGTCCGGGATATGCCTTTTGTTTGGGCTGTATAAATAGAGATAACCCTAGTGGGGGAATCAAAATGTTAGTGCCCAATTTATGAATAAATCCCATAGATTGGGCCAATGAAAGCCTTAGATCTATTTCCAGAAGCCTTGCAAACACCATCAATCACTATCAGTCTATCACTCTTTTTGCCCATGCCTTAGTTCCAGACCCCCTGACAAGCAACTAGTATGCAAAGGAAAcacaaaaagaaatcaaataaatcaaggaCTCCATCAAAAGACAGCAAATATAATCGAGAGCACCAATAGAAAACCTCGGCCAAACTGGTCTGGTTTCTAGTGAATTTCTTCGCTGGCTTTCACCAAGTTTCAAAGACTTTTAGTCTTCTCTGAGTTTGCATTCAACCAGATCGAACAGCTGAAAATTCCTGGATGAACCAATTGAACCATTCAAAGGTTGAATATTTCCTAGGCAGATTTCCTGCAAAAAATACATAACTCAATTAcccaattaaaaaataaaatccacCATTAAAGGAAAACCATGGCTGTAACATGCCAAATTTGTCTTCTTTTTCTGCTGCATTAGGGAAGCTAAAGAACAAgttttactttaaaaatatGTCTGGTGACCTTAAAATCTTATTGAGGTTCAATTACTTACTGAAGGGATTATGAT encodes:
- the LOC113776828 gene encoding probable acyl-activating enzyme 1, peroxisomal, encoding MEGTVKCSANYVPLTPISFLERSAIVYRDRISVVYGDLKFTWAETRDRCARLASALHSLGISRHDIVAVLAPNIPAIYELHFGVPMAGAVLCTLNIRHDSAMVSTLLKHSGAKVIFVDYQLLHIAKGALGNLLKTRSMTPKLVVIPDQASSSSRVSDMYFNNDILEYESFLASGRPDFEVIRPHDEWDPIALNYTSGTTSSPKGVVYSHRGAYLNSLAAALLNEMPSMPVYLWTVPMFHCNGWCLTWAVAAQGGTNVCLRNVTAKGIFECIAKHQVSHMGGAPTVLNMIINAPSVDRRLLPGKVIVMTGAAPPPPHVLFKMEELGFNVTHSYGLTETYGPGTVCTWKPEWNSLPPDAQAKIKARQGLHHLGMEELDIKDPETMQSVPPDTKTRGEVMFRGNTVMNGYFKDSKATADAFKGGWFRSGDVGVKHPDGYIELKDRSKDIIISGGENISSIEVESVIYSHPAVLEAAVVGRPDDYWGETPCAFVKLKDDCNANADEIIKYCRDHLPHYMAPRTVVFGELPKTSTGKIQKFVLRQKAKDMGSLSRTSRL